In the Pan paniscus chromosome 8, NHGRI_mPanPan1-v2.0_pri, whole genome shotgun sequence genome, one interval contains:
- the LOC100992402 gene encoding large ribosomal subunit protein eL8-like, whose protein sequence is MPKGKKAKGKKVVPAPAGMKKQEAKKVVNPLFEKRPENFGIGQDIQPKRELTQFVKWPRYIRLQRQRAILYKRLKVPPVINQFTQALDCQTATQLLKLAHKYRPDPKQEKKQRLLAWAEKKTAGKGDIPTKRPHVLRAGIDTVTTLVENKKAQLVVIAHNVDPIGLVIFLPALCRKMGVPYCIIKGKARLGRLVHRKTCTTVALTQVHLEDKGALAKLVEAIRTNYNDRYDEIRRHWGGNVLGPKSVARIAKLEKAKAK, encoded by the coding sequence ATGCCGAAAGGAAAGAAGGCCAAGGGGAAGAAGGTGGTTCCGGCCCCTGCTGGCATGAAGAAACAGGAGGCCAAGAAAGTGGTGAATCCCCTGTTTGAGAAAAGGCCTGAGAATTTTGGCATTGGACAGGACATCCAGCCTAAAAGAGAACTCACCCAGTTTGTGAAATGGCCCCGCTATATCAGGTTGCAGCGGCAGAGAGCCATCCTCTATAAACGGCTGAAAGTGCCTCCTGTGATTAACCAGTTTACCCAGGCCCTGGACTGCCAAACAGCTACTCAGCTGCTTAAGCTGGCCCACAAGTACAGACCAGATCCAAAGCAAGAGAAGAAGCAGAGGCTGTTGGCCTGGGCCGAGAAGAAAACTGCTGGCAAAGGGGACATCCCCACTAAGAGACCACATGTCCTTCGAGCAGGAATTGACACCGTCACCACCTTGGTGGAGAACAAGAAAGCTCAGCTAGTGGTGATAGCACACAACGTGGATCCCATCGGGCTGGTTATCTTCTTGCCTGCCCTGTGTCGTAAAATGGGGGTCCCTTACTGCATTATCAAGGGGAAGGCAAGACTGGGCCGTCTAGTGCACAGGAAGACCTGCACCACTGTCGCCCTCACACAGGTGCACTTGGAAGATAAAGGCGCTTTAGCTAAGCTGGTGGAAGCTATCAGGACCAATTACAACGACAGATATGATGAGATCCGCCGTCACTGGGGCGGCAATGTCCTGGGTCCCAAGTCTGTGGCTCGCATCGCCAAGCTTGAAAAGGCAAAAGCTAAATAA